From a region of the Alkalidesulfovibrio alkalitolerans DSM 16529 genome:
- a CDS encoding S41 family peptidase — MRIKRWLFALSLIVLLTAFAGALCADTSKVREDRYEALKRFSQVLGLVEEYYVRDVGTKELMDDAIKGLLQQLDPHSAYMTPEEFRDMQVSTSGEFGGIGIEITLDNGRLVVVSPIEDTPAHKAGLKPGDIILEIDGQPTQDMTLTEAVGKIRGLKGEAVVLTILHSDSQKPERISIVRDTIPIISVKSEELDEGILYLRLTRFNENTTRELHDKIKEFSRAKGDPKGVILDLRNNPGGLLNQAVSVTDTFLDEGLIVYIQGKDEATRKDYAASAQPLEVSAPMVTLINAGSASASEIVAGALQDHKRSVILGDRSFGKGSVQTVIPLADGSGIKLTTALYYTPSGRSIQAEGIAPDIVLPFEAPRETEDRTMLREKDLSRHLHNNSEGTSPEAIERNGSAKAMLARDNQLRMALELVRQLPRLRALK; from the coding sequence ATGCGTATCAAACGTTGGCTCTTCGCCCTTTCCCTGATCGTTCTGCTGACCGCCTTTGCCGGGGCGCTGTGCGCCGACACGTCCAAGGTCAGGGAAGACAGGTACGAGGCCCTCAAGCGTTTCAGCCAGGTGCTCGGCCTAGTCGAGGAATACTACGTGCGCGACGTGGGCACCAAGGAGCTCATGGACGACGCCATCAAGGGTCTCCTGCAGCAGCTCGACCCCCACTCGGCCTACATGACGCCCGAGGAATTCCGCGACATGCAGGTCAGCACCTCGGGCGAATTCGGTGGCATCGGCATCGAGATCACGCTGGACAACGGCCGCCTCGTGGTCGTCTCGCCCATCGAGGACACTCCCGCGCACAAGGCGGGCCTCAAGCCCGGCGACATCATACTGGAGATCGACGGCCAGCCCACGCAGGACATGACCCTGACCGAAGCCGTGGGCAAGATCCGCGGCCTCAAGGGAGAGGCCGTGGTGCTGACGATCCTGCACAGCGATTCGCAGAAACCCGAACGAATCTCTATCGTCCGCGACACCATCCCCATCATCAGCGTCAAGAGCGAAGAACTCGACGAGGGCATCCTCTACCTGCGCCTGACCCGCTTCAACGAGAACACCACCCGCGAACTGCACGACAAAATCAAAGAATTCTCGCGCGCCAAGGGCGATCCCAAAGGCGTGATCCTCGATCTGCGCAACAACCCAGGCGGTCTTCTGAATCAGGCCGTCTCCGTGACCGATACTTTCCTCGACGAGGGGCTCATCGTCTACATCCAGGGCAAGGACGAGGCCACGCGCAAGGATTACGCCGCCTCAGCGCAACCCCTTGAAGTAAGCGCGCCCATGGTCACCCTGATCAACGCTGGTTCGGCCTCGGCCTCGGAGATCGTCGCAGGCGCGTTGCAGGACCACAAGCGTTCCGTAATCCTCGGCGACCGCAGCTTTGGCAAGGGTTCGGTGCAGACCGTGATCCCCCTGGCCGACGGTTCGGGCATCAAGCTGACCACGGCGCTGTATTACACGCCCTCGGGGCGCTCCATCCAGGCCGAGGGCATCGCTCCCGACATCGTCCTGCCCTTCGAGGCCCCGCGCGAGACGGAAGACCGGACCATGCTGCGTGAAAAGGACCTTTCAAGACATCTTCACAACAACAGCGAAGGCACGAGCCCCGAGGCCATTGAGCGCAACGGCTCGGCCAAGGCCATGCTGGCCCGCGACAACCAGTTGCGCATGGCCCTCGAACTGGTGCGGCAGCTGCCGCGCCTTCGGGCGCTCAAGTAG
- a CDS encoding murein hydrolase activator EnvC family protein: MSRTPLILAILVLAFMAAAPALAQKNDAESLKRSIEQESKKVEAQRSQIGVLTKQERELHGQLAASEKRVNSLESEVAAAERELTAVEKRQQDILAEHGRIEKRRAELQRELAGIMETIWPLHLENTTNRLKGLDSWEDADRRFTWLAALYAAGSERMDELAERTSALATNLAEQDRVKAEAEKKLALVNTRKDQLLNEKLALAREIQKIRAEKLSQEEELKRILATVESLKYRLSLLTSRKIADHKGRLPWPADGAVAIRYNLNANPPVRGVGIRLAEGAPVKAVSWGKVVHDDVLRGFGKVIILFHGDNFYSLYAYLSHSNVRMGQDVEKDEVLGVAGPYPDLKGHGLYFELRRQEKAVNPFEWLSARK, translated from the coding sequence ATGAGTCGAACGCCCCTCATCCTCGCGATTCTCGTCCTGGCGTTCATGGCTGCCGCTCCTGCCCTGGCCCAGAAGAACGACGCCGAGTCCCTCAAACGCTCCATCGAGCAGGAGAGCAAGAAGGTCGAGGCCCAGCGATCCCAGATCGGCGTGCTCACGAAACAGGAGCGCGAACTGCATGGCCAGTTGGCCGCCTCGGAGAAGCGCGTCAACTCGTTGGAATCGGAAGTGGCCGCGGCCGAGCGCGAACTGACGGCGGTGGAAAAGCGGCAACAGGACATCCTGGCCGAGCACGGTCGCATCGAAAAACGGCGCGCCGAACTCCAAAGGGAGCTTGCCGGAATCATGGAGACCATCTGGCCCCTACACCTGGAGAACACCACCAACCGTCTCAAGGGCCTGGATTCCTGGGAGGACGCCGACCGTCGCTTCACCTGGCTCGCGGCACTCTATGCCGCGGGTAGCGAGCGTATGGACGAGTTGGCCGAGCGAACCAGCGCCCTGGCCACGAACCTGGCCGAGCAGGACCGCGTGAAGGCCGAGGCGGAAAAAAAGCTCGCGCTGGTCAACACGAGAAAGGACCAGTTGCTGAACGAAAAACTCGCCCTTGCGCGCGAGATACAAAAGATACGTGCGGAAAAGCTGAGCCAGGAAGAAGAACTCAAGCGCATTCTGGCCACCGTGGAAAGCCTCAAGTACCGCCTGAGCCTGTTGACCAGCCGCAAGATAGCCGACCACAAGGGCCGCCTGCCCTGGCCCGCCGACGGCGCCGTGGCCATCCGCTACAACTTGAACGCCAACCCACCTGTCCGAGGCGTCGGGATCAGGCTTGCCGAAGGCGCTCCAGTCAAGGCCGTCTCCTGGGGAAAGGTGGTCCACGACGACGTCTTGCGCGGTTTCGGCAAGGTGATTATCCTCTTCCACGGCGACAACTTCTACAGCCTCTACGCCTACCTTTCCCACAGCAACGTGCGCATGGGACAGGACGTCGAGAAGGACGAAGTCCTGGGTGTCGCCGGTCCCTACCCCGATCTCAAGGGGCATGGTCTCTATTTTGAATTGCGCCGCCAGGAGAAAGCCGTTAACCCGTTCGAGTGGTTGAGCGCCCGAAAGTAA
- a CDS encoding endonuclease III domain-containing protein: MNLNPIRLYYQTLLDALGPSGWWPAQSAFEVAVGAVLTQNTAWRNVEKALAALKAADAFSVSAMLALPIEDLAELIRPSGYYRLKAARLRNLLDFLAREAAGDPSLADDPALSYLSGQDTQELREKLLAVRGVGPETADCILLYALDRPVFVVDAYTARVAVRHGLASEDAGYDELQDIFSRALPEDAAVYNECHALLVRVGHALCKKSRPLCDTCPLGTFLETRP; this comes from the coding sequence ATGAATCTCAATCCGATTCGCCTTTATTACCAGACCTTGCTCGACGCCCTGGGCCCAAGCGGCTGGTGGCCCGCGCAAAGCGCTTTCGAAGTCGCCGTGGGCGCGGTGCTCACGCAAAACACCGCCTGGCGCAACGTGGAAAAAGCCCTTGCCGCGCTCAAGGCCGCCGACGCATTCTCCGTGTCGGCCATGCTCGCCCTGCCCATCGAGGACCTGGCCGAACTCATCCGTCCTTCGGGCTACTACCGCCTCAAGGCCGCCCGATTGCGCAACCTGCTCGACTTCCTGGCCCGCGAGGCTGCGGGCGATCCGTCCCTGGCGGACGATCCGGCGCTGTCCTATCTTTCCGGGCAGGATACGCAGGAACTGCGCGAAAAGCTTCTGGCCGTGCGCGGCGTGGGGCCCGAGACCGCCGACTGCATCCTGCTCTACGCCCTTGATCGCCCCGTCTTCGTCGTGGACGCCTACACTGCCCGCGTGGCGGTCCGCCACGGGCTGGCGTCCGAGGACGCGGGCTACGACGAGTTGCAGGACATATTCAGCCGCGCCCTGCCCGAAGATGCGGCCGTATACAACGAATGCCACGCCCTGCTCGTCCGCGTGGGGCACGCCCTGTGCAAGAAATCCCGGCCCCTGTGCGACACCTGTCCCCTGGGAACGTTTCTGGAGACCCGGCCATGA
- a CDS encoding STT3 domain-containing protein has product MRSASRAFAQAACLFAAFAACVGLRLLEAPRWFAPELLLDGQPLMSTHDAYAWLAGAMGVNLRGHEPLAVIVELVNGLTGLSPEAIGFWLPPLLAALAGLPFVHLAHRLGILAFGFPAAVVAGCSLGYVVRTRVGSLDTDPFALFFPLFLAVELFITLSPLLREVWRGPAEKPDVRGAPDRVSVGACFGSFGLGLWCMAGVWLYAGMRPVITILLCFAALLGAALGRPQVRPWSVVLPLLPLAMLALGGGAGVVVGLGFALAVWRRPELGFSRRAGWTIAAALALMVVVFGFEIVRDIVVRLDYWLFPAADVVVSATNGPNLPSVLQSIREAQSMPLVDVARYLSVHPVLTIALVLGYAWLAFRRPAALVFVPLLALGLCASILGARFVMFGAAAMGAGVLGLGLLARRFVPRAWGRFPLAVALAGAILVPATLFMDRLRPDPVLSPRHAAALAEISSVTPSSSWLWLWWDYGYAAEFYAERFPIANGARHDAKWLYPLAAVHAGKPFEAANLMRFFAFSMQAQERALSERPEISGNPSFIHERTPPMTALAGLDGLSAQAEAQAVADGRRKPEGGYPDQYFVVSWDTLRLAGWIIRFGTRNLADGTFATGDVSRIEGDMRVDTEQGLLHSPLAGTLPLASLDVLDEAGNSGFSWQRGSGMHVVMNRQTREAFMMDATAYGSAMVQLLVGEPSRFARDFELVIDAAPWARVYRLLP; this is encoded by the coding sequence ATGCGCTCCGCTTCGCGCGCCTTCGCCCAGGCCGCATGCCTTTTCGCGGCCTTTGCCGCATGCGTGGGGCTTCGCCTGCTTGAGGCGCCGCGCTGGTTCGCCCCGGAACTTCTTCTCGACGGGCAGCCGCTGATGAGCACCCACGATGCATATGCCTGGCTCGCCGGAGCCATGGGCGTCAACTTGCGCGGACATGAGCCGCTGGCCGTCATCGTGGAACTCGTGAACGGTCTGACCGGCCTGAGTCCCGAAGCTATCGGCTTCTGGCTCCCGCCGCTGCTCGCTGCCTTGGCCGGACTCCCCTTCGTGCACCTGGCACACCGGCTGGGAATTCTCGCCTTTGGCTTTCCGGCCGCCGTGGTCGCGGGGTGCTCCCTTGGCTACGTCGTCCGCACGCGCGTCGGGAGCCTGGACACAGATCCCTTTGCGCTGTTTTTTCCGCTTTTCCTGGCAGTGGAATTGTTCATCACACTTTCCCCTTTGCTTCGTGAAGTTTGGCGCGGTCCGGCTGAAAAGCCAGATGTACGTGGAGCGCCCGATCGTGTCTCTGTCGGTGCCTGCTTCGGTTCATTCGGCCTGGGGCTTTGGTGCATGGCGGGCGTGTGGCTGTATGCGGGCATGCGGCCCGTAATTACCATACTGCTTTGCTTCGCCGCGCTGCTCGGGGCGGCTTTGGGCCGTCCTCAGGTGCGTCCGTGGTCGGTGGTCCTGCCGCTTCTTCCGCTGGCCATGCTCGCGCTTGGTGGCGGGGCAGGGGTCGTAGTCGGCCTGGGCTTTGCGCTGGCGGTGTGGCGCAGGCCGGAACTGGGATTCTCGCGGCGGGCCGGATGGACGATAGCCGCCGCTCTCGCGCTGATGGTGGTGGTGTTCGGGTTTGAGATCGTGCGCGACATCGTCGTTCGTCTTGACTACTGGCTGTTCCCGGCGGCGGACGTTGTCGTGAGCGCAACCAACGGACCGAACCTGCCCTCGGTGCTACAGAGCATCCGCGAAGCGCAGTCCATGCCTCTTGTCGACGTCGCGCGATATCTTTCGGTCCATCCCGTCCTGACCATTGCCCTCGTGCTCGGGTACGCTTGGCTGGCGTTCAGGCGTCCGGCGGCGCTCGTGTTCGTACCGCTGCTTGCCCTTGGTCTGTGCGCCTCGATCCTTGGCGCGCGTTTCGTCATGTTTGGCGCGGCCGCGATGGGAGCGGGCGTCCTGGGGCTCGGGCTTTTGGCCCGCCGCTTCGTCCCGCGCGCCTGGGGCCGCTTTCCCCTGGCCGTCGCCCTCGCGGGGGCGATCCTTGTGCCCGCGACCCTTTTCATGGACAGGCTCAGGCCCGACCCCGTGCTCTCACCGCGCCATGCCGCCGCGCTCGCGGAAATCTCCAGCGTCACGCCGTCTTCCTCGTGGCTGTGGTTGTGGTGGGATTACGGCTATGCGGCCGAATTCTACGCCGAGCGCTTTCCCATCGCCAACGGCGCGCGCCACGATGCAAAGTGGCTCTACCCCCTGGCCGCCGTGCACGCAGGCAAGCCTTTCGAGGCCGCGAACCTGATGCGCTTCTTCGCCTTCTCCATGCAGGCCCAGGAGCGCGCCCTTTCCGAGCGGCCCGAGATATCCGGCAATCCGTCCTTCATTCACGAACGCACCCCGCCCATGACCGCTCTGGCAGGGCTGGACGGCCTCTCGGCCCAAGCCGAAGCGCAGGCCGTGGCGGACGGCAGGAGAAAGCCGGAAGGCGGCTACCCGGACCAGTATTTCGTGGTCTCCTGGGATACGCTTCGGCTCGCGGGCTGGATCATCCGTTTCGGCACGCGCAATCTGGCCGACGGCACCTTCGCTACGGGCGACGTGTCGCGGATTGAGGGCGACATGCGCGTGGACACCGAGCAGGGACTCCTGCATTCGCCCCTCGCCGGAACGTTGCCGCTGGCCAGCCTGGACGTGCTCGACGAGGCCGGGAACAGCGGCTTTTCCTGGCAGCGCGGTTCGGGCATGCACGTGGTCATGAACAGGCAGACCCGCGAGGCTTTCATGATGGACGCAACGGCCTATGGAAGCGCTATGGTGCAACTGCTGGTCGGGGAGCCGAGCCGCTTCGCCCGGGACTTCGAACTGGTGATCGACGCCGCGCCCTGGGCCAGGGTTTACCGCCTGCTGCCTTAG
- the sbtA gene encoding SbtA family thio(seleno)oxazole RiPP natural product precursor, with protein sequence MNPKNLKKYLACLTLAGLVATSTGVALGTSGUGGSRPDAGSAQPAISPEEQTLMEQLKAKEKAGNITEEEKQQLEELKKRIKSKDKPAPSG encoded by the coding sequence ATGAATCCCAAGAATCTCAAGAAGTACCTTGCCTGCCTGACCCTGGCCGGCCTGGTTGCCACCAGCACCGGTGTGGCGCTCGGGACCAGCGGTTGAGGCGGCAGCCGTCCGGACGCCGGGAGCGCCCAACCCGCCATATCGCCCGAGGAACAGACACTCATGGAGCAGTTGAAGGCCAAGGAAAAGGCTGGCAACATCACGGAGGAAGAAAAGCAGCAGCTCGAGGAGTTGAAGAAGCGCATAAAGTCGAAAGACAAGCCGGCCCCCAGCGGCTGA
- the sbtM gene encoding thio(seleno)oxazole modification radical SAM maturase SbtM, with protein sequence MTVIQALNALRDALARTAAQGADMPADPETPLLNPSLSLHEAAFTGLSARLEHSRSPEPEPGRELLLVWFDPGQGRSLAKAATDADLLALKIVAEGTGMRQAARAAGVNPAVVRLALRQAAQAGLIRLPASRLVRENGFCDHPVPEDLARAQAFTLQWHITQACDLHCRHCYDRSPRAAVKLKRGLRVLDQMADFCEQRHVPGQVSFSGGNPFLHPHFEDLYAAALERGLSPAILGNPVSRERLRAVCDMARPVFYQVSLEGLQEHNDYIRGPGHFRRTLEFLDLLKEEGVSSMVMLTLTRANQEQVLPLAETLRLRTDLFTFNRLSLFGEGAALACADTASYGGFLDACVAAAQDNPVLAFKDGLLNLALERRGERLFAGCAGHGCGAAFSFLAVLPDGEVHACRKLPSALGSLAEHSLAEIYDSPAAREFRRGASACRSCVHKPRCGGCLAVTAGLGLNPLQDRDPYCFRQNQGLSS encoded by the coding sequence ATGACCGTCATCCAAGCCCTGAACGCCCTGCGTGATGCCCTGGCCCGGACTGCGGCCCAGGGTGCCGATATGCCCGCCGATCCCGAAACGCCGCTCCTCAACCCGAGTCTGAGCCTGCACGAAGCCGCGTTCACGGGGCTGTCGGCACGGCTGGAGCACTCCCGCTCCCCGGAGCCCGAACCGGGACGCGAACTGCTGCTGGTCTGGTTCGATCCCGGCCAGGGGCGAAGCCTGGCCAAGGCTGCCACGGACGCCGACCTGCTGGCCCTGAAGATTGTGGCCGAGGGTACGGGCATGCGCCAGGCGGCCCGCGCCGCGGGCGTCAATCCGGCAGTCGTTCGTCTTGCCCTGCGGCAGGCCGCTCAGGCCGGCCTGATCCGCTTGCCTGCCTCCCGGCTGGTGCGCGAGAACGGTTTCTGCGATCATCCCGTGCCCGAGGACTTGGCCAGGGCTCAGGCCTTCACCTTGCAGTGGCACATCACCCAGGCCTGCGACCTGCATTGCCGACATTGCTACGACCGCTCCCCGCGCGCGGCCGTGAAACTCAAGCGCGGCCTGCGCGTGCTGGACCAGATGGCCGACTTCTGCGAGCAGCGCCACGTTCCGGGGCAGGTCAGTTTCAGCGGCGGAAACCCCTTCCTGCATCCCCACTTCGAGGATCTGTACGCTGCGGCCCTGGAGCGCGGACTGTCTCCGGCCATCCTGGGCAACCCGGTGTCCCGGGAGCGGCTTAGGGCCGTCTGTGACATGGCCCGGCCAGTGTTCTATCAGGTAAGCCTGGAAGGGCTCCAGGAGCATAACGACTACATCCGCGGCCCCGGACACTTCCGCCGGACCCTGGAATTCCTGGACCTGTTGAAGGAGGAAGGGGTCTCTTCCATGGTCATGTTGACCCTGACCCGGGCCAATCAGGAGCAGGTTCTGCCCCTGGCGGAAACCTTGCGCCTCCGGACGGACCTCTTCACCTTCAACCGCCTGTCGCTCTTCGGCGAGGGCGCGGCCCTGGCCTGCGCCGACACAGCCTCCTACGGCGGCTTTCTGGACGCCTGTGTCGCGGCTGCCCAGGACAACCCCGTCCTGGCCTTCAAGGACGGGCTGCTGAATCTGGCCCTGGAGCGCCGCGGGGAGCGGCTCTTTGCCGGTTGTGCGGGACACGGCTGCGGCGCGGCTTTCAGTTTCCTGGCCGTGTTGCCGGATGGCGAGGTGCATGCCTGCCGGAAACTGCCCTCGGCCCTGGGCAGCCTGGCTGAACACAGTCTGGCGGAGATCTACGATTCCCCGGCTGCCAGGGAATTCCGTCGAGGCGCGAGCGCCTGCCGCTCCTGCGTCCACAAACCCCGCTGCGGCGGCTGCCTGGCCGTGACCGCAGGCCTGGGCCTGAACCCCCTACAGGATCGCGACCCCTACTGCTTTCGCCAGAACCAGGGTCTATCGTCGTAA
- a CDS encoding 50S ribosomal protein L11 methyltransferase — MQRIEFSVAESAYERAVTLLSNRAPQGWEESLSPVDGRTWFTFHIDDHPLADELVALLSREFPDSAVRVSEIDEQNWALAWREFFTPVMAGEAFEVLPPWLAASGGPGRKSIVIEPKMAFGTGHHPTTALCLEAIGELSQGGRIGPDTRFLDIGTGSGILAIGLALLGLSGVGVDIDPQAVACATENLAANNVSDRVALAVGGVESVRPKPGYGLVVANILSGPLIALAPDIAARLAPNGVLVLSGVLTEQAPGVAAAYGRRGLPAPVFRHSGEWAALVFDTAAKS; from the coding sequence GTGCAACGCATAGAATTCTCCGTGGCCGAATCCGCTTACGAGCGCGCCGTGACCTTGCTCTCCAACCGCGCACCCCAGGGCTGGGAGGAGTCCCTTTCGCCCGTGGACGGCCGCACCTGGTTCACCTTCCACATCGACGACCACCCGCTGGCCGACGAGCTTGTGGCCTTGCTAAGCCGGGAGTTCCCGGACAGCGCCGTGCGCGTGAGCGAGATCGACGAGCAGAACTGGGCTCTTGCCTGGCGAGAATTCTTCACCCCGGTCATGGCCGGGGAGGCGTTCGAGGTGCTGCCTCCGTGGCTCGCGGCCTCGGGCGGCCCTGGCCGCAAGAGCATCGTCATCGAGCCCAAGATGGCCTTCGGCACCGGCCACCACCCCACCACGGCGCTTTGCCTGGAAGCCATCGGCGAGTTGTCGCAAGGCGGCCGGATCGGCCCGGACACACGGTTTCTCGACATCGGCACGGGCTCGGGCATCCTGGCCATCGGCTTGGCGCTGCTCGGACTCTCCGGCGTTGGCGTGGACATCGATCCCCAGGCCGTGGCCTGCGCCACGGAAAACTTGGCCGCGAACAACGTTTCGGACCGCGTGGCCCTGGCCGTGGGCGGCGTGGAGAGCGTGCGGCCAAAGCCCGGCTACGGGCTGGTGGTGGCCAACATCCTCTCCGGACCGCTCATCGCCCTGGCCCCGGATATCGCGGCGCGTCTTGCGCCGAACGGAGTGCTCGTGCTCTCGGGCGTGCTGACCGAGCAGGCCCCCGGAGTAGCCGCGGCCTACGGGCGGCGAGGACTTCCCGCCCCTGTCTTCCGCCATTCGGGGGAGTGGGCGGCCCTGGTCTTCGACACCGCTGCCAAGAGTTGA